Proteins found in one Anas platyrhynchos isolate ZD024472 breed Pekin duck chromosome 18, IASCAAS_PekinDuck_T2T, whole genome shotgun sequence genomic segment:
- the ADAMTS13 gene encoding A disintegrin and metalloproteinase with thrombospondin motifs 13 isoform X4, whose translation MIIISLMIRALMMFPPGFCWPSILQEKFLRALDPEDIFSYFGTSSVSDVPEFVVAQPTCPCKEEHIELTCQIQHCSIKAWGEIYAFEFLEDHALVSSSFVINQVVNSSFSLLKQFSGNCFAGGKPSLPPGAECRVTYCEGQLQGVVITDEEKIHIKPVRNKDMALLKDLGFSSAHILFRSARVGSNTARAGRFPSRLQKRAEGAVKHLELMVIAGPDVYLHHKEDTERYILANLNIGAELLRDASLGGHFRVHLMQMLVLREPEVDVNITTNITSSLISVCEWSKKVNPQNDSDPRHADIVLYVTRFDLELPDGNKELRGVTQLGGVCSSSWSCIITQDTGFDLGVTIAHEIGHSLGIPHDGEGNQCSSNGYIMGSAGNHSGIDLAWSQCSREEFLAFVSTGQTNCLNDLPDMDGSIPGWKPGLYYGADEQCKIAFGSIATACTFADSNVDICKVLSCHVQPGDKSSCTRLLVPLLDGTECGINKWCFKGRCSSLEELNPMAVVHGQWSSWSPFSSCSRSCGGGVVMRQRICNNPRPAFGGRECQGSSIQMEMCNTQACLTTQQDFMAEQCAATNLKPLYLSKETPSFYTWTSAIGFAKGDMQCKHLCRAVGNEFMVSREDSFIDGTRCEQDNPEHHGAFSLCVMGSCRAFGCDGRMDSKKMMDSCKVCGGDNSTCTKVSGSYTEGKAKAVKVKGEYVVAGKGKISLNVTYPSVLEDRQIKYKVFLTENNLPSLEEVHVDGPTQEEIEIQVYRRYGKEYGNATNPDITYSYFVPKENQAYMWIPQQGSCSVTCGEGTRTVNHVCFDQTKNETTEDQLCLEFPQPLSRHEPCAMEPCLYRWKISQTDECSAVCGTGIAQQNLTCVQLHKGMETVVDDSLCPAEEKPLSVVPCVVNVCPLGWDNEEDTHLLQIPESLGHIQLENQTVYVWSPLAGECSVSCGGGETQIQYVCVAFDTKEKIQEENCHPVPKPESRVEVCNLSPCPPRWHYKMGSCSASCGGGVMHKVLYCARETGEKAEEIVADTQCDGLPRPKEQEPCNLEPCPPRWKTIPAGPCSSSCGLGLAVQLVTCVQIHQGKEILLEEHSCPVSEKPLTSIPCVIRRCSYEWSFSEWTECSTSCGNGVQTRQDFCLNSLTHKHVNPIFCRHFPKAIVLRGCFAGPCPEQVVGTGSHGAELQTVTPAMHPTTAATVERARYKDLDLPPSAVPAVPQEQTETSGGVCGKLFLNATGVINMTGVERSDCTVAIGRPLGEEITLIVLESSLNCSAGEVVLFSGRMMWQTGCKKLPLSLINSRTNTLIVKQRVLLPGNGVVLQYNSRNTTKKYYQDCDKQLFGPRGEIVNPVQSPGQRHEGVCRTFINVAPQHRIAIRAVYIDLGSENNQTHFNYILIRDVSTMKTMVFHGRQQFFWQSTGSQAEIEFHENIKEHRTSFWAEYHAAEPK comes from the exons ATGATCATCATCAGCTTGATGATCCGAGCTCTCATGATGTTCCCTCCGGGATTTTGTTGGCCATCCATTCTCCAAGAG AAATTTCTCAGAGCATTGGATCCGGAAGATATTTTCTCTTACTTTGGAACCAGCTCAGTGTCTGATG taCCCGAGTTTGTGGTTGCTCAGCCGACTTGCCCTTGTAAAGAAGAGCACATTGAGCTGACATGTCAAATTCAACATTGCTCCATTAAGGCCTGGGGAGAAATCTATGCCTTTGAATTTCTAGAGGACCATGCCCTcgtttcttcttcctttgtgATCAATCAAGTGGTGAACTCTTCCTTTAGCTTACTGAAGCAATTCTCAGGCAACTGCTTTGCAGGTGGCAAACCATCACTACCTCCTGGGGCTGAGTGTAGAGTCACTTATTGTGAAGGGCAGCTG cAAGGAGTCGTCAttacagatgaagaaaagatTCATATCAAGCCTGTCAGAAACAAAGATATGGCCCTGCTGAAGGATCTTGGCTTCTCCAGTGCCCATATTCTCTTCAGAAGTGCCAGAGTAGGATCAAATACAGCAAGAG CAGGGCGGTTTCCTTCTCGCCTGCAGAAGAGGGCTGAGGGAGCTGTCAAACATCTGGAACTGATGGTCATAGCAGGTCCCGACGTTTACTTGCACCACAAAGAGGACACGGAGCGATATATTCTTGCAAACCTGAACATT ggggcagagctgctgcgaGATGCCTCGCTGGGTGGTCATTTCAGGGTTCATTTGATGCAAATGCTTGTTTTGAGAGAACCAGAG GTGGATGTAAACATCACAACAAATATCACCTCTTCGCTAATCAGTGTTTGTGAGTGGAGCAAGAAGGTCAACCCCCAGAATGACTCTGATCCTCGGCACGCTGACATTGTACTGTATGTGACCAG GTTTGATCTGGAGTTGCCTGACGGGAATAAGGAGCTACGTGGAGTGACTCAGTTAGGGGGagtctgctcctcctcctggaGTTGCATTATCACTCAGGACACCGGCTTTGACCTGGGAGTCACCATAGCCCATGAGATTGGGCACAG cCTTGGAATCCCCCATGATGGTGAGGGGAATCAGTGCAGCAGCAATGGTTACATCATGGGTTCAGCAGGAAACCACAGTGGCATTGACCTTGCTTGGTCCCAGTGTAGCCGAGAAGAATTCCTGGCCTTTGTCAG CACAGGCCAAACAAACTGCTTAAATGACCTGCCGGACATGGACGGCAGCATCCCTGGATGGAAGCCTGGCTTATACTATGGAGCAGATGAGCAATGTAAAATAGCCTTTGGGAGCATTGCAACCGCGTGCACCTTTGCTGACAGCAATGTT GACATATGTAAAGTCCTCTCATGCCATGTACAACCAGGAGACAAATCCAGCTGTACTCGGCTTCTTGTTCCCCTCTTGGATGGTACTGAGTGTGGAATCAATAAG TGGTGCTTCAAGGGACGGTGCAGCTCTCTGGAAGAACTGAACCCCATGGCTGTAGTCCATGGACAGTGGTCCAGCTGGAGccccttttcttcctgctccCGCAGCTGCGGAGGTGGAGTTGTGATGAGGCAGAGGATCTGTAACAACCCCAG GCCTGCTTTTGGGGGACGGGAGTGCCAGGGCAGCAGCATCCAAATGGAGATGTGCAATACTCAG GCCTGTTTGACGACCCAACAGGACTTTATGGCTGAGCAGTGTGCAGCAACAAACTTAAAGCCGCTGTATCTCAGCAAAGAAACACCATCCTTTTATACTTGGACTTCTGCTATTGGCTTTGCCAAAG GGGACATGCAGTGCAAGCACTTGTGCAGGGCCGTTGGAAACGAATTCATGGTAAGCCGTGAAGACAGTTTCATAGATGGAACCAGATGTGAGCAGGATAATCCTGAACACCATGGAGCTTTCAGTCTGTGTGTAATGGGAAGCTGCAGA GCATTCGGGTGCGATGGCCGGATGGACTCCAAGAAGATGATGGACTCTTGCAAGGTCTGTGGGGGTGATAACTCCACTTGCACCAAAGTGAGCGGATCTTACACAGAAGGGAAAGCTAAAG CTGTTAAGGTTAAAGGTGAGTATGTGGttgctggaaagggaaaaatctcATTGAATGTCACCTATCCATCGGTTCTGGAGGACAGACAGATCAAATACAAAGTGTTTCTCACTGAGAACAACCTGCCAAGCCTGGAGGAAGTCCATGTGGATGGGCCAACCCAAGAAGAAATTGAAATACAG gTTTATAGAAGGTATGGGAAAGAATACGGCAATGCCACCAACCCAGACATCACCTACAGCTACTTTGTGCCAAAAGAGAATCAGGCGTATATGTGGATTCCTCAACAGGGGTCATGTTCAGTGACTTGTGGGGAAG GGACACGAACAGTGAATCATGTGTGTTTTGACCAGACAAAGAATGAAACAACAGAGGATCAGTTGTGCCTGGAATTCCCACAACCCCTTTCAAGGCATGAACCCTGTGCCATGGAACCATGCCTGTACAG GTGGAAGATATCTCAGACAGATGAATGCTCTGCTGTCTGTGGAACTGGCATTGCACAGCAGAATCTGACCTGTGTTCAGCTTCATAAGGGGATGGAGACTGTTGTGGATGACAGCTTATgtccagcagaagaaaaacccCTCTCCGTTGTGCCGTGTGTGGTTAACGTCTGCCCTTTGGGCTGGGACAAT GAGGAAGACACACACTTGCTTCAGATTCCAGAGTCACTTGGACATATCCAACTGGAAAATCAGACTGTGTATGTCTGGAGCCCTCTAGCTGGAGAGTGTTCAGTGTCCTGTGGTGGAG GTGAGACTCAGATACAGTATGTATGTGTAGCTTTTGACACCAAAGAAAAAATCCAAGAAGAAAATTGTCATCCAGTGCCAAAGCCAGAGAGCAGGGTGGAAGTCTGCAATCTCAGTCCCTGCCCACCAAG GTGGCATTACAAAATGGGCTCATGCAGTGCAAGCTGTGGAGGAGGTGTGATGCACAAGGTCCTCTACTGTGCGAGGGAAACTGGGGAGAAGGCAGAAGAGATTGTGGCAGACACCCAGTGTGATGGTTTGCCTCGCCCAAAGGAGCAGGAGCCATGTAATTTGGAGCCGTGCCCCCCAAG ATGGAAAACAATCCCAGCTGGCCCGTGTTCCTCCAGCTGTGGGCTTGGCTTAGCTGTTCAGCTGGTCACCTGTGTGCAGATTCACCAAGGCAAAGAGATTTTGCTGGAGGAACATTCGTGTCCTGTGTCAGAGAAACCCCTTACCAGCATCCCATGTGTCATCCGAAGGTGCTCTTACGAATGGAGCTTCAGTGAATGGACAGAG TGTTCAACTTCATGTGGGAATGGTGTTCAGACACGGCAGGATTTCTGCCTCAACTCGCTAACCCATAAGCACGTGAACCCCATCTTCTGCAGGCACTTCCCCAAGGCCATCGTGCTACGTGGCTGCTTTGCAGGGCCCTGTCCTGAGCAGGTGGTGGGGACTGGGTCCCATGGAGCAGAACTGCAGACAGTGACACCAGCCATGCATCCTACGACAGCTGCAACTGTTGAAAGGGCAAGATATAAGGACCTGGATCTTCCTCCTTCTGCTGTGCCAGCTGTCCCTCAGGAGCAGACAGAGACCAGTGGAG GTGTTTGTGGAAAGCTCTTTCTTAATGCCACTGGGGTCATCAACATGACAGGTGTAGAGAGAAGTGACTGCACCGTGGCCATTGGACGTCCTCTAGGGGAGGAGATAACACTCATTGTTCTGGAGAGCTCCCTCAACTGCAGTGCAG GTGAAGTCGTGTTGTTTTCTGGGCGAATGATGTGGCAGACAGGCTGCAAGAAGCTCCCTTTGTCACTGATAAATTCCAGAACAAATACATTGATTGTGAAACAGCGTGTTTTGCTGCCAGGAAATGGTGTTGTTCTTCAGTACAACAGCAGAAATACAACTAAAAAATATTACCAAG ACTGTGACAAGCAGCTGTTTGGTCCCCGAGGTGAAATAGTGAATCCTGTGCAGTCACCTGGTCAAAGGCATGAAGGAGTGTGTCGGACCTTCATTAACGTGGCTCCTCAGCACCGCATAGCTATCCGAGCTGTGTATATTGACCTGGGCAGTGAGAACAACCAAACTCATTTTAATTACATCCTG ATTCGTGACGTAAGCACCATGAAGACGATGGTGTTTCATGGGAGACAGCAATTCTTCTGGCAATCAACAGGAAGCCAAGCTGAAATTGAATTTCATGAAAACATTAAGGAACACCGAACCAGTTTCTGGGCTGAATATCATGCTGCTGAACCcaaataa
- the ADAMTS13 gene encoding A disintegrin and metalloproteinase with thrombospondin motifs 13 isoform X1 — MIIISLMIRALMMFPPGFCWPSILQEKFLRALDPEDIFSYFGTSSVSDVPEFVVAQPTCPCKEEHIELTCQIQHCSIKAWGEIYAFEFLEDHALVSSSFVINQVVNSSFSLLKQFSGNCFAGGKPSLPPGAECRVTYCEGQLQGVVITDEEKIHIKPVRNKDMALLKDLGFSSAHILFRSARVGSNTARAGRFPSRLQKRAEGAVKHLELMVIAGPDVYLHHKEDTERYILANLNIGAELLRDASLGGHFRVHLMQMLVLREPEVDVNITTNITSSLISVCEWSKKVNPQNDSDPRHADIVLYVTRFDLELPDGNKELRGVTQLGGVCSSSWSCIITQDTGFDLGVTIAHEIGHSLGIPHDGEGNQCSSNGYIMGSAGNHSGIDLAWSQCSREEFLAFVSTGQTNCLNDLPDMDGSIPGWKPGLYYGADEQCKIAFGSIATACTFADSNVDICKVLSCHVQPGDKSSCTRLLVPLLDGTECGINKWCFKGRCSSLEELNPMAVVHGQWSSWSPFSSCSRSCGGGVVMRQRICNNPRPAFGGRECQGSSIQMEMCNTQACLTTQQDFMAEQCAATNLKPLYLSKETPSFYTWTSAIGFAKGDMQCKHLCRAVGNEFMVSREDSFIDGTRCEQDNPEHHGAFSLCVMGSCRAFGCDGRMDSKKMMDSCKVCGGDNSTCTKVSGSYTEGKAKEYVTFLSLPYNTTLVHIINQRPLFTHLAVKVKGEYVVAGKGKISLNVTYPSVLEDRQIKYKVFLTENNLPSLEEVHVDGPTQEEIEIQVYRRYGKEYGNATNPDITYSYFVPKENQAYMWIPQQGSCSVTCGEGTRTVNHVCFDQTKNETTEDQLCLEFPQPLSRHEPCAMEPCLYRWKISQTDECSAVCGTGIAQQNLTCVQLHKGMETVVDDSLCPAEEKPLSVVPCVVNVCPLGWDNEEDTHLLQIPESLGHIQLENQTVYVWSPLAGECSVSCGGGETQIQYVCVAFDTKEKIQEENCHPVPKPESRVEVCNLSPCPPRWHYKMGSCSASCGGGVMHKVLYCARETGEKAEEIVADTQCDGLPRPKEQEPCNLEPCPPRWKTIPAGPCSSSCGLGLAVQLVTCVQIHQGKEILLEEHSCPVSEKPLTSIPCVIRRCSYEWSFSEWTECSTSCGNGVQTRQDFCLNSLTHKHVNPIFCRHFPKAIVLRGCFAGPCPEQVVGTGSHGAELQTVTPAMHPTTAATVERARYKDLDLPPSAVPAVPQEQTETSGGVCGKLFLNATGVINMTGVERSDCTVAIGRPLGEEITLIVLESSLNCSAGEVVLFSGRMMWQTGCKKLPLSLINSRTNTLIVKQRVLLPGNGVVLQYNSRNTTKKYYQDCDKQLFGPRGEIVNPVQSPGQRHEGVCRTFINVAPQHRIAIRAVYIDLGSENNQTHFNYILIRDVSTMKTMVFHGRQQFFWQSTGSQAEIEFHENIKEHRTSFWAEYHAAEPK; from the exons ATGATCATCATCAGCTTGATGATCCGAGCTCTCATGATGTTCCCTCCGGGATTTTGTTGGCCATCCATTCTCCAAGAG AAATTTCTCAGAGCATTGGATCCGGAAGATATTTTCTCTTACTTTGGAACCAGCTCAGTGTCTGATG taCCCGAGTTTGTGGTTGCTCAGCCGACTTGCCCTTGTAAAGAAGAGCACATTGAGCTGACATGTCAAATTCAACATTGCTCCATTAAGGCCTGGGGAGAAATCTATGCCTTTGAATTTCTAGAGGACCATGCCCTcgtttcttcttcctttgtgATCAATCAAGTGGTGAACTCTTCCTTTAGCTTACTGAAGCAATTCTCAGGCAACTGCTTTGCAGGTGGCAAACCATCACTACCTCCTGGGGCTGAGTGTAGAGTCACTTATTGTGAAGGGCAGCTG cAAGGAGTCGTCAttacagatgaagaaaagatTCATATCAAGCCTGTCAGAAACAAAGATATGGCCCTGCTGAAGGATCTTGGCTTCTCCAGTGCCCATATTCTCTTCAGAAGTGCCAGAGTAGGATCAAATACAGCAAGAG CAGGGCGGTTTCCTTCTCGCCTGCAGAAGAGGGCTGAGGGAGCTGTCAAACATCTGGAACTGATGGTCATAGCAGGTCCCGACGTTTACTTGCACCACAAAGAGGACACGGAGCGATATATTCTTGCAAACCTGAACATT ggggcagagctgctgcgaGATGCCTCGCTGGGTGGTCATTTCAGGGTTCATTTGATGCAAATGCTTGTTTTGAGAGAACCAGAG GTGGATGTAAACATCACAACAAATATCACCTCTTCGCTAATCAGTGTTTGTGAGTGGAGCAAGAAGGTCAACCCCCAGAATGACTCTGATCCTCGGCACGCTGACATTGTACTGTATGTGACCAG GTTTGATCTGGAGTTGCCTGACGGGAATAAGGAGCTACGTGGAGTGACTCAGTTAGGGGGagtctgctcctcctcctggaGTTGCATTATCACTCAGGACACCGGCTTTGACCTGGGAGTCACCATAGCCCATGAGATTGGGCACAG cCTTGGAATCCCCCATGATGGTGAGGGGAATCAGTGCAGCAGCAATGGTTACATCATGGGTTCAGCAGGAAACCACAGTGGCATTGACCTTGCTTGGTCCCAGTGTAGCCGAGAAGAATTCCTGGCCTTTGTCAG CACAGGCCAAACAAACTGCTTAAATGACCTGCCGGACATGGACGGCAGCATCCCTGGATGGAAGCCTGGCTTATACTATGGAGCAGATGAGCAATGTAAAATAGCCTTTGGGAGCATTGCAACCGCGTGCACCTTTGCTGACAGCAATGTT GACATATGTAAAGTCCTCTCATGCCATGTACAACCAGGAGACAAATCCAGCTGTACTCGGCTTCTTGTTCCCCTCTTGGATGGTACTGAGTGTGGAATCAATAAG TGGTGCTTCAAGGGACGGTGCAGCTCTCTGGAAGAACTGAACCCCATGGCTGTAGTCCATGGACAGTGGTCCAGCTGGAGccccttttcttcctgctccCGCAGCTGCGGAGGTGGAGTTGTGATGAGGCAGAGGATCTGTAACAACCCCAG GCCTGCTTTTGGGGGACGGGAGTGCCAGGGCAGCAGCATCCAAATGGAGATGTGCAATACTCAG GCCTGTTTGACGACCCAACAGGACTTTATGGCTGAGCAGTGTGCAGCAACAAACTTAAAGCCGCTGTATCTCAGCAAAGAAACACCATCCTTTTATACTTGGACTTCTGCTATTGGCTTTGCCAAAG GGGACATGCAGTGCAAGCACTTGTGCAGGGCCGTTGGAAACGAATTCATGGTAAGCCGTGAAGACAGTTTCATAGATGGAACCAGATGTGAGCAGGATAATCCTGAACACCATGGAGCTTTCAGTCTGTGTGTAATGGGAAGCTGCAGA GCATTCGGGTGCGATGGCCGGATGGACTCCAAGAAGATGATGGACTCTTGCAAGGTCTGTGGGGGTGATAACTCCACTTGCACCAAAGTGAGCGGATCTTACACAGAAGGGAAAGCTAAAG AGTATGTTACATTTTTGTCCCTGCCTTATAACACCACCTTGGTCCATATTATCAATCAGAGGCCACTCTTCACACATTTGG CTGTTAAGGTTAAAGGTGAGTATGTGGttgctggaaagggaaaaatctcATTGAATGTCACCTATCCATCGGTTCTGGAGGACAGACAGATCAAATACAAAGTGTTTCTCACTGAGAACAACCTGCCAAGCCTGGAGGAAGTCCATGTGGATGGGCCAACCCAAGAAGAAATTGAAATACAG gTTTATAGAAGGTATGGGAAAGAATACGGCAATGCCACCAACCCAGACATCACCTACAGCTACTTTGTGCCAAAAGAGAATCAGGCGTATATGTGGATTCCTCAACAGGGGTCATGTTCAGTGACTTGTGGGGAAG GGACACGAACAGTGAATCATGTGTGTTTTGACCAGACAAAGAATGAAACAACAGAGGATCAGTTGTGCCTGGAATTCCCACAACCCCTTTCAAGGCATGAACCCTGTGCCATGGAACCATGCCTGTACAG GTGGAAGATATCTCAGACAGATGAATGCTCTGCTGTCTGTGGAACTGGCATTGCACAGCAGAATCTGACCTGTGTTCAGCTTCATAAGGGGATGGAGACTGTTGTGGATGACAGCTTATgtccagcagaagaaaaacccCTCTCCGTTGTGCCGTGTGTGGTTAACGTCTGCCCTTTGGGCTGGGACAAT GAGGAAGACACACACTTGCTTCAGATTCCAGAGTCACTTGGACATATCCAACTGGAAAATCAGACTGTGTATGTCTGGAGCCCTCTAGCTGGAGAGTGTTCAGTGTCCTGTGGTGGAG GTGAGACTCAGATACAGTATGTATGTGTAGCTTTTGACACCAAAGAAAAAATCCAAGAAGAAAATTGTCATCCAGTGCCAAAGCCAGAGAGCAGGGTGGAAGTCTGCAATCTCAGTCCCTGCCCACCAAG GTGGCATTACAAAATGGGCTCATGCAGTGCAAGCTGTGGAGGAGGTGTGATGCACAAGGTCCTCTACTGTGCGAGGGAAACTGGGGAGAAGGCAGAAGAGATTGTGGCAGACACCCAGTGTGATGGTTTGCCTCGCCCAAAGGAGCAGGAGCCATGTAATTTGGAGCCGTGCCCCCCAAG ATGGAAAACAATCCCAGCTGGCCCGTGTTCCTCCAGCTGTGGGCTTGGCTTAGCTGTTCAGCTGGTCACCTGTGTGCAGATTCACCAAGGCAAAGAGATTTTGCTGGAGGAACATTCGTGTCCTGTGTCAGAGAAACCCCTTACCAGCATCCCATGTGTCATCCGAAGGTGCTCTTACGAATGGAGCTTCAGTGAATGGACAGAG TGTTCAACTTCATGTGGGAATGGTGTTCAGACACGGCAGGATTTCTGCCTCAACTCGCTAACCCATAAGCACGTGAACCCCATCTTCTGCAGGCACTTCCCCAAGGCCATCGTGCTACGTGGCTGCTTTGCAGGGCCCTGTCCTGAGCAGGTGGTGGGGACTGGGTCCCATGGAGCAGAACTGCAGACAGTGACACCAGCCATGCATCCTACGACAGCTGCAACTGTTGAAAGGGCAAGATATAAGGACCTGGATCTTCCTCCTTCTGCTGTGCCAGCTGTCCCTCAGGAGCAGACAGAGACCAGTGGAG GTGTTTGTGGAAAGCTCTTTCTTAATGCCACTGGGGTCATCAACATGACAGGTGTAGAGAGAAGTGACTGCACCGTGGCCATTGGACGTCCTCTAGGGGAGGAGATAACACTCATTGTTCTGGAGAGCTCCCTCAACTGCAGTGCAG GTGAAGTCGTGTTGTTTTCTGGGCGAATGATGTGGCAGACAGGCTGCAAGAAGCTCCCTTTGTCACTGATAAATTCCAGAACAAATACATTGATTGTGAAACAGCGTGTTTTGCTGCCAGGAAATGGTGTTGTTCTTCAGTACAACAGCAGAAATACAACTAAAAAATATTACCAAG ACTGTGACAAGCAGCTGTTTGGTCCCCGAGGTGAAATAGTGAATCCTGTGCAGTCACCTGGTCAAAGGCATGAAGGAGTGTGTCGGACCTTCATTAACGTGGCTCCTCAGCACCGCATAGCTATCCGAGCTGTGTATATTGACCTGGGCAGTGAGAACAACCAAACTCATTTTAATTACATCCTG ATTCGTGACGTAAGCACCATGAAGACGATGGTGTTTCATGGGAGACAGCAATTCTTCTGGCAATCAACAGGAAGCCAAGCTGAAATTGAATTTCATGAAAACATTAAGGAACACCGAACCAGTTTCTGGGCTGAATATCATGCTGCTGAACCcaaataa